The following are encoded together in the Drosophila sechellia strain sech25 chromosome 3R, ASM438219v1, whole genome shotgun sequence genome:
- the LOC6606870 gene encoding UDP-glucuronosyltransferase 2C1 isoform X1 — translation MLSGPGIAGLLLTVLLFGLLCPKLANSENILAVFSYTFGSSYLLITPFLRNLVQRGHQITLISAVTIMPHIEGVHHIRVPKLDMLMKILLELEFDTEIPKWTEAQFLSEYFYNCSKFVLEDPGVQELLHNASAKYSLIILEASHNDALYGFSQHFNAPLVGIAAYGSSWNIDFQVGNSAPSVYEPISALGYTAGFSLMEKWHNLIFITEERLVERFIYLPRQIDLYKQHFPGATTSIHDLRRRFSLILINQHFTMGRVRSNVPNIVEVAGMHLDEKPYPLDAELKKILNEAKHGVIYFSMGLQLLETWLPPGMRATMSEAFAQLKQQVIWKSDHPEMVNQSRNVFARTWFPQRAILNHPNVKLFITHAGLLGLIESVHYAVPLLCIPLFYDQFQNTKRMEKLGVARRLDYKNLLRDEIVLAIEDLVYNASYKRNARDLSQRFHDQPMSAMDTAIWWTEYIMRHKGAGHMRIAEQEMSLMQYYNVDVVSVLFGRIGLSAIIVIFLGWKLVSLATRHLEYRFNVHLLIKFIGMPMLVIENKNL, via the exons ATGTTGAGCGGCCCCGGTATTGCTGGTCTCCTGCTCACGGTTCTGCTTTTTGGCCTTTTGTGTCCGAAACTGGCCAATTCGGAAAATATCTTGGCCGTATTCTCGTACACCTTTGGCTCGTCCTACTTGCTGATTACTCCGTTCTTAAGGAATCTTGTCCAGCGGGGTCACCAGATAACATTGATATCGGCCGTTACGATTATGCCCCACATAGAGGGTGTCCATCACATACGAGTGCCCAAATTGGATATGCTGATGAAAA TTCTCCTGGAATTGGAATTTGACACTGAAATACCCAAATGGACGGAGGCTCAATTCCTGTCCGAGTACTTTTACAATTGTTCAAAGTTCGTCCTTGAAGATCCTGGGGTGCAGGAGCTGCTCCACAACGCCAGTGCCAAGTATTCGCTGATTATTTTGGAGGCGTCACACAACGATGCCCTGTACGGATTTTCGCAGCACTTTAATGCACCGCTGGTCGGGATCGCCGCCTACGGATCGTCCTGGAACATTGACTTTCAGGTGGGGAACTCGGCGCCAAGTGTCTACGAACCGATATCGGCCTTGGGCTACACAGCTGGCTTTAGTCTGATGGAGAAGTGGCACAACCTAATCTTTATTACCGAGGAGCGTTTGGTGGAGCGATTCATCTACCTGCCGCGCCAAATAGATCTATACAAGCAACACTTCCCTGGTGCTACCACCAGTATTCATGACCTCCGTCGGAGATTCTCACTGATTCTGATCAATCAGCATTTCACCATGGGACGAGTTCGCAGCAATGTGCCCAATATTGTGGAAGTGGCGGGTATGCATCTGGACGAAAAACCATATCCTTTGGATGCGGAACTAAAAAAGATTTTGAATGAAGCCAAACATGGAGTTATCTATTTTTCTATGGGCCTGCAACTTCTGGAGACTTGGTTGCCCCCCGGAATGCGAGCTACTATGTCGGAGGCCTTTGCGCAGTTGAAACAACAAGTGATTTGGAAGAGTGACCATCCAGAGATGGTCAACCAATCAAGGAATGTCTTTGCTAGAACATGGTTTCCCCAACGGGCGATCCTCAATCATCCTAATGTTAAGCTATTTATCACCCATGCTGGTCTTTTGGGCCTTATTGAATCCGTTCACTATGCTGTCCCCCTACTTTGTATACCTCTGTTCTACGATCAGTTTCAAAACACCAAGCGAATGGAGAAGTTGGGCGTGGCCAGGCGTCTGGATTATAAAAACCTTCTCCGGGACGAAATTGTCCTGGCCATTGAGGATCTTGTATACAATGCTAGTTATAAACGAAATGCGAGGGATTTGTCTCAACGTTTTCACGACCAACCAATGTCTGCCATGGATACCGCGATTTGGTGGACTGAATATATCATGCGGCACAAAGGAGCCGGACACATGAGAATCGCAGAGCAGGAAATGTCATTGATGCAATACTATAACGTGGATGTTGTTTCTGTTCTCTTCGGACGAATCGGACTTAGtgctattattgttatctTCCTCGGCTGGAAACTAGTCTCATTGGCAACAAGACACCTTGAGTACCGATTCAATGTGCACTTG CTCATCAAATTTATTGGGATGCCGATGCTagtaattgaaaacaaaaatctataa
- the LOC6606870 gene encoding UDP-glucuronosyltransferase 2C1 isoform X2 — MLSGPGIAGLLLTVLLFGLLCPKLANSENILAVFSYTFGSSYLLITPFLRNLVQRGHQITLISAVTIMPHIEGVHHIRVPKLDMLMKILLELEFDTEIPKWTEAQFLSEYFYNCSKFVLEDPGVQELLHNASAKYSLIILEASHNDALYGFSQHFNAPLVGIAAYGSSWNIDFQVGNSAPSVYEPISALGYTAGFSLMEKWHNLIFITEERLVERFIYLPRQIDLYKQHFPGATTSIHDLRRRFSLILINQHFTMGRVRSNVPNIVEVAGMHLDEKPYPLDAELKKILNEAKHGVIYFSMGLQLLETWLPPGMRATMSEAFAQLKQQVIWKSDHPEMVNQSRNVFARTWFPQRAILNHPNVKLFITHAGLLGLIESVHYAVPLLCIPLFYDQFQNTKRMEKLGVARRLDYKNLLRDEIVLAIEDLVYNASYKRNARDLSQRFHDQPMSAMDTAIWWTEYIMRHKGAGHMRIAEQEMSLMQYYNVDVVSVLFGRIGLSAIIVIFLGWKLVSLATRHLEYRFNVHLHVPSMFSTLFHK, encoded by the exons ATGTTGAGCGGCCCCGGTATTGCTGGTCTCCTGCTCACGGTTCTGCTTTTTGGCCTTTTGTGTCCGAAACTGGCCAATTCGGAAAATATCTTGGCCGTATTCTCGTACACCTTTGGCTCGTCCTACTTGCTGATTACTCCGTTCTTAAGGAATCTTGTCCAGCGGGGTCACCAGATAACATTGATATCGGCCGTTACGATTATGCCCCACATAGAGGGTGTCCATCACATACGAGTGCCCAAATTGGATATGCTGATGAAAA TTCTCCTGGAATTGGAATTTGACACTGAAATACCCAAATGGACGGAGGCTCAATTCCTGTCCGAGTACTTTTACAATTGTTCAAAGTTCGTCCTTGAAGATCCTGGGGTGCAGGAGCTGCTCCACAACGCCAGTGCCAAGTATTCGCTGATTATTTTGGAGGCGTCACACAACGATGCCCTGTACGGATTTTCGCAGCACTTTAATGCACCGCTGGTCGGGATCGCCGCCTACGGATCGTCCTGGAACATTGACTTTCAGGTGGGGAACTCGGCGCCAAGTGTCTACGAACCGATATCGGCCTTGGGCTACACAGCTGGCTTTAGTCTGATGGAGAAGTGGCACAACCTAATCTTTATTACCGAGGAGCGTTTGGTGGAGCGATTCATCTACCTGCCGCGCCAAATAGATCTATACAAGCAACACTTCCCTGGTGCTACCACCAGTATTCATGACCTCCGTCGGAGATTCTCACTGATTCTGATCAATCAGCATTTCACCATGGGACGAGTTCGCAGCAATGTGCCCAATATTGTGGAAGTGGCGGGTATGCATCTGGACGAAAAACCATATCCTTTGGATGCGGAACTAAAAAAGATTTTGAATGAAGCCAAACATGGAGTTATCTATTTTTCTATGGGCCTGCAACTTCTGGAGACTTGGTTGCCCCCCGGAATGCGAGCTACTATGTCGGAGGCCTTTGCGCAGTTGAAACAACAAGTGATTTGGAAGAGTGACCATCCAGAGATGGTCAACCAATCAAGGAATGTCTTTGCTAGAACATGGTTTCCCCAACGGGCGATCCTCAATCATCCTAATGTTAAGCTATTTATCACCCATGCTGGTCTTTTGGGCCTTATTGAATCCGTTCACTATGCTGTCCCCCTACTTTGTATACCTCTGTTCTACGATCAGTTTCAAAACACCAAGCGAATGGAGAAGTTGGGCGTGGCCAGGCGTCTGGATTATAAAAACCTTCTCCGGGACGAAATTGTCCTGGCCATTGAGGATCTTGTATACAATGCTAGTTATAAACGAAATGCGAGGGATTTGTCTCAACGTTTTCACGACCAACCAATGTCTGCCATGGATACCGCGATTTGGTGGACTGAATATATCATGCGGCACAAAGGAGCCGGACACATGAGAATCGCAGAGCAGGAAATGTCATTGATGCAATACTATAACGTGGATGTTGTTTCTGTTCTCTTCGGACGAATCGGACTTAGtgctattattgttatctTCCTCGGCTGGAAACTAGTCTCATTGGCAACAAGACACCTTGAGTACCGATTCAATGTGCACTTG CACGTGCCCAGCATGTTTTCAACTCTTtttcacaaataa
- the LOC6606870 gene encoding UDP-glucuronosyltransferase 2C1 isoform X3 — translation MLSGPGIAGLLLTVLLFGLLCPKLANSENILAVFSYTFGSSYLLITPFLRNLVQRGHQITLISAVTIMPHIEGVHHIRVPKLDMLMKILLELEFDTEIPKWTEAQFLSEYFYNCSKFVLEDPGVQELLHNASAKYSLIILEASHNDALYGFSQHFNAPLVGIAAYGSSWNIDFQVGNSAPSVYEPISALGYTAGFSLMEKWHNLIFITEERLVERFIYLPRQIDLYKQHFPGATTSIHDLRRRFSLILINQHFTMGRVRSNVPNIVEVAGMHLDEKPYPLDAELKKILNEAKHGVIYFSMGLQLLETWLPPGMRATMSEAFAQLKQQVIWKSDHPEMVNQSRNVFARTWFPQRAILNHPNVKLFITHAGLLGLIESVHYAVPLLCIPLFYDQFQNTKRMEKLGVARRLDYKNLLRDEIVLAIEDLVYNASYKRNARDLSQRFHDQPMSAMDTAIWWTEYIMRHKGAGHMRIAEQEMSLMQYYNVDVVSVLFGRIGLSAIIVIFLGWKLVSLATRHLEYRFNVHL, via the exons ATGTTGAGCGGCCCCGGTATTGCTGGTCTCCTGCTCACGGTTCTGCTTTTTGGCCTTTTGTGTCCGAAACTGGCCAATTCGGAAAATATCTTGGCCGTATTCTCGTACACCTTTGGCTCGTCCTACTTGCTGATTACTCCGTTCTTAAGGAATCTTGTCCAGCGGGGTCACCAGATAACATTGATATCGGCCGTTACGATTATGCCCCACATAGAGGGTGTCCATCACATACGAGTGCCCAAATTGGATATGCTGATGAAAA TTCTCCTGGAATTGGAATTTGACACTGAAATACCCAAATGGACGGAGGCTCAATTCCTGTCCGAGTACTTTTACAATTGTTCAAAGTTCGTCCTTGAAGATCCTGGGGTGCAGGAGCTGCTCCACAACGCCAGTGCCAAGTATTCGCTGATTATTTTGGAGGCGTCACACAACGATGCCCTGTACGGATTTTCGCAGCACTTTAATGCACCGCTGGTCGGGATCGCCGCCTACGGATCGTCCTGGAACATTGACTTTCAGGTGGGGAACTCGGCGCCAAGTGTCTACGAACCGATATCGGCCTTGGGCTACACAGCTGGCTTTAGTCTGATGGAGAAGTGGCACAACCTAATCTTTATTACCGAGGAGCGTTTGGTGGAGCGATTCATCTACCTGCCGCGCCAAATAGATCTATACAAGCAACACTTCCCTGGTGCTACCACCAGTATTCATGACCTCCGTCGGAGATTCTCACTGATTCTGATCAATCAGCATTTCACCATGGGACGAGTTCGCAGCAATGTGCCCAATATTGTGGAAGTGGCGGGTATGCATCTGGACGAAAAACCATATCCTTTGGATGCGGAACTAAAAAAGATTTTGAATGAAGCCAAACATGGAGTTATCTATTTTTCTATGGGCCTGCAACTTCTGGAGACTTGGTTGCCCCCCGGAATGCGAGCTACTATGTCGGAGGCCTTTGCGCAGTTGAAACAACAAGTGATTTGGAAGAGTGACCATCCAGAGATGGTCAACCAATCAAGGAATGTCTTTGCTAGAACATGGTTTCCCCAACGGGCGATCCTCAATCATCCTAATGTTAAGCTATTTATCACCCATGCTGGTCTTTTGGGCCTTATTGAATCCGTTCACTATGCTGTCCCCCTACTTTGTATACCTCTGTTCTACGATCAGTTTCAAAACACCAAGCGAATGGAGAAGTTGGGCGTGGCCAGGCGTCTGGATTATAAAAACCTTCTCCGGGACGAAATTGTCCTGGCCATTGAGGATCTTGTATACAATGCTAGTTATAAACGAAATGCGAGGGATTTGTCTCAACGTTTTCACGACCAACCAATGTCTGCCATGGATACCGCGATTTGGTGGACTGAATATATCATGCGGCACAAAGGAGCCGGACACATGAGAATCGCAGAGCAGGAAATGTCATTGATGCAATACTATAACGTGGATGTTGTTTCTGTTCTCTTCGGACGAATCGGACTTAGtgctattattgttatctTCCTCGGCTGGAAACTAGTCTCATTGGCAACAAGACACCTTGAGTACCGATTCAATGTGCACTTG
- the LOC6606872 gene encoding UDP-glucuronosyltransferase 2B20, with product MFPPGRWLLPMFWMISNSICGIRSYRILVIAPFESHSQCMLVTPYIKALKDRGNQLTVIHAYKHCMHKIEDVTFIRIWYNNNVFAGATLTEPIMPFGEKSVKNVWDRIYNWFYTTEEWLLMNLVFLPKQPLIHDHFFGHLEKSFQEIRQDFALMLLNQHFSLFRARPNVPGMVEVAGLHIPKEDPQLPSDLKVFIDEAEHGVILFSLGLEQDSKDLPRKTQEILMETFKSVPQRVIWKFDGEPTMSLGSDIYHSKLLPQQAILAHPNVKLFISHCGMISLIEAAYYAKPVLGLPSFFDQFRNLEIMKEEGAALQLNINSLTVRELKDAVHSMINEPEYRESALAISQRFRDQPMHPLDTDIYWTEYIIRYKGANHMKGSQSQLNLFEYYSLDNFIMVVSRLSLVVALVFLALSKSRRWLNHLSTSAKPFLPDDIQHNRKEYLSNFSANI from the exons ATGTTTCCTCCGGGGCGATGGCTTCTCCCGATGTTCTGGATGATTTCGAACTCGATCTGTGGGATACGTAGTTACCGCATCCTCGTCATCGCCCCCTTTGAATCCCACTCGCAATGCATGCTGGTGACACCCTATATAAAGGCTCTGAAAGATCGGGGTAACCAGCTGACGGTGATACATGCATACAAGCACTGCATGCACAAAATTGAAGATGTCACCTTCATACGAATATggtataataataatgtttttGCAG GCGCCACTTTGACAGAGCCCATAATGCCATTCGGTGAAAAGTCTGTGAAAAACGTTTGGGATCGCATTTACAATTGGTTCTACACAACCGAAGAGTGGCTGCTGATGAACTTAGTATTTTTACCAAAACAGCCCCTTATCCACGATCACTTCTTTGGTCATCTGGAGAAGAGCTTCCAGGAGATCCGGCAAGACTTCGCATTGATGCTGCTTAATCAACACTTTAGCCTGTTTCGGGCCAGGCCCAATGTGCCGGGAATGGTTGAAGTGGCTGGTCTACACATTCCCAAAGAGGATCCACAGCTGCCGAGCGATCTGAAAGTGTTCATTGATGAGGCAGAACATGGAGTGATCTTGTTTTCTCTAGGTCTGGAACAGGACAGTAAAGATTTGCCAAGGAAAACGCAGGAAATTCTgatggagactttcaaatcgGTTCCACAGCGTGTGATTTGGAAGTTCGATGGTGAACCTACGATGAGTCTGGGCAGTGACATCTACCACTCCAAACTTTTGCCACAGCAAGCAATTTTGGCTCATCCAAACGTAAAGCTCTTTATAAGCCATTGCGGAATGATAAGCCTTATAGAAGCTGCCTACTACGCGAAGCCAGTATTGGGCCTTCCATCGTTCTTCGATCAATTCAGGAATTTGGAAATCATGAAGGAGGAGGGAGCAGCTTTGCAGTTAAACATCAATAGCTTGACAGTAAGGGAGTTGAAGGATGCTGTGCACAGCATGATAAATGAGCCGGAATATCGAGAGAGTGCCTTGGCTATTTCCCAAAGATTTAGGGATCAGCCCATGCATCCCTTGGATACGGACATTTATTGGACGGAGTACATAATACGCTACAAGGGTGCAAATCACATGAAAGGATCTCAGTCGCAGTTGAATTTGTTCGAATACTATTCCCTGGACAATTTCATAATGGTCGTATCGCGGCTATCCTTGGTGGTGGCTTTAGTTTTTCTGGCCCTCTCAAAAAGCAGAAGATGGCTAAATCATTTGTCGACATCTGCAAAGCCATTTCTACCTGATGACATTCAACATAATAGGAAGGAATATCTTAGCAATTTCTCTGCGAACATTTAA
- the LOC6606873 gene encoding UDP-glucuronosyltransferase 2A2 codes for MGGICSGTGLGLLLIGLIWLFSANADEGVQSSRILAVFPFPGRSQYIFAEQFLKELAHRGHNVTVINTFGSDEIEPNFRVIGAKKIHEIMAAFGNADYTQTASQWKILTMTTEFLNLLTTSILDDPAVKDLLNSGEKFDLVVMEAVQTDALFGLIQHFGAETIGISSYGTDTHIDELMGNISPLSYNPLLLSSRTEQMDFKDRVRNVFEASVMWLHKRIVHLPTQRELYAKYFPTATKSLDEILNSFSLMLLGQHFSLSYPRPYLPNMIEVGGLHLQQQRKVTPLAKELSEFVEESEKGVIYFSMGSNIKSKDLPPSTRTVLMETFARLPHRVLWKFEDDQLPEKPDNVFISKWFPQPDILAHPNVKLFITHGGLLSTIESIYFGKPILGLPIFYDQPLNVQRAKQAGYGLSADIWSVNATELTSLIQELLSNPSYAASAQTKSKLFRDQKETALERAIWWTEYVLRHKGAKHLRCASRDLDFIQFHGLDTWGLLIAITLLSILIVVISIKCLQRVLLISIIRKTRVEASKLKTQ; via the exons ATGGGTGGAATATGTTCTGGAACTGGTCTTGGCCTTCTTCTAATTGGCCTGATATGGCTGTTCAGCGCAAATGCCGATGAAGGGGTTCAAAGTTCGCGTATATTGGCCGTGTTTCCCTTTCCCGGCCGATCACAGTACATTTTCGCCGAGCAGTTTTTGAAGGAACTGGCACATCGGGGTCACAATGTCACCGTGATCAATACCTTTGGCAGCGATGAAATCGAGCCCAACTTTCGGGTGATTGGTGCTAAAAAAATTCACGAAATAATGGCGG CATTTGGAAATGCCGATTACACCCAAACGGCGAGTCAATGGAAAATATTGACTATGACCACAGAGTTTCTCAATCTTCTGACCACAAGTATCCTGGATGATCCGGCTGTAAAGGATTTACTGAACAGCGGAGAGAAGTTCGATCTGGTCGTGATGGAAGCAGTGCAAACTGATGCCCTCTTTGGTTTGATCCAGCACTTTGGAGCAGAGACCATAGGTATCTCATCGTACGGCACAGATACGCACATCGATGAGTTAATGGGCAACATATCGCCATTGTCCTACAATCCCTTGCTGCTCTCATCGCGAACGGAGCAAATGGATTTCAAGGATCGTGTGAGGAATGTGTTTGAAGCCTCTGTAATGTGGCTGCACAAGAGGATTGTCCACCTGCCGACCCAACGTGAACTGTATGCGAAATACTTTCCCACGGCCACGAAATCATTGGATGAAATTTTGAACAGCTTTTCGCTTATGCTTCTCGGTCAGCACTTTTCCCTGAGCTATCCACGCCCGTATTTGCCCAATATGATCGAGGTGGGCGGATTGCATTTACAACAGCAGCGAAAGGTGACGCCCTTAGCAAAGGAACTGTCGGAATTTGTAGAGGAATCGGAGAAGGGAGTAATCTATTTCTCCATGGGTTCCAACATCAAAAGCAAGGACTTGCCGCCATCCACACGAACAGTGCTAATGGAAACCTTTGCCAGACTGCCACACCGTGTGCTGTGGAAATTCGAGGATGATCAGTTGCCCGAAAAACCCGATAATGTCTTCATCAGCAAGTGGTTCCCCCAACCCGATATCCTGGCTCATCCGAATGTTAAGCTGTTCATCACCCACGGAGGTCTATTGAGCACCATCGAGAGTATATACTTTGGAAAACCCATACTGGGATTGCCCATTTTCTATGATCAGCCCTTGAATGTTCAGAGGGCCAAGCAGGCCGGCTATGGTCTCAGTGCCGATATATGGAGTGTCAATGCGACAGAACTCACGTCTTTGATCCAGGAACTGCTAAGTAATCCCAGTTATGCGGCATCAGCTCAGaccaaatcaaaattattccGAGATCAGAAGGAAACCGCTTTGGAGCGCGCCATTTGGTGGACCGAGTACGTATTACGGCATAAGGGAGCCAAACACTTGAGATGCGCGTCGCGGGATCTGGACTTTATTCAGTTCCACGGACTGGACACCTGGGGGCTGCTCATCGCAATCACTTTGTTGTCCATACTGATCGTCGTCATTTCGATTAAATGCTTACAAAGGGTATTACTTATTAGTATAATCAGAAAAACGCGTGTGGAGGCGAGTAAATTGAAGACCCAGTAA
- the LOC6606874 gene encoding UDP-glucuronosyltransferase 2A3, which translates to MHALRIGFLLLTLPAYLQAARILAIFPFPGPSQYINVLPYLKELAGRGHHVTSVNAFPQKKPLANFRDVFLPDVFDNYNELINELSEPMNLWQGNNAINKFFVDITRCVLTNKEVTKTLLPPGKDHFDLIIVEALRSDAYYGFAAHFNAPIIGISTFGTDWNIDSLVGNESPLSYTPLATGGLTDRMTFLERLSNFVDTTVAWINYRFFHMPEQEKMYAKYFPEASQKVKLTDLNRNFSLVLLNQHFSLSFSRPYVPNMIEVGGLHISHKPAPLPKDLEEFIQGSGEHGVIYFSLGSNVLSKDLPAERRDLILKTFASLPQRVLWKFEDDKLPGKPSNVFISKWFPQPDILAHPKVKLFITHGGLLSTIESIHHGKPVLGLPFFYDQFLNVRRATQAGFGLGLDHKTMTQQEFKKTIEILLKEPRFAQIARQMSERYRDQPMSPLDTAIWWTEYVLRHKGAYYMRVAGQDLGFFAYHSLDVIGFLLGGALLLVAIIVGVLGKAAKLTDFGNSKKKLKTK; encoded by the exons ATGCACGCTCTACGGATAGGTTTTCTGTTACTAACTCTGCCAGCTTATCTGCAGGCTGCCAGGATACTGGCtatatttccgtttccggGGCCATCACAGTATATTAATGTGTTACCTTATCTAAAGGAACTGGCTGGTCGGGGTCACCATGTTACCTCGGTTAATGCGTTTCCGCAAAAGAAACCATTGGCTAACTTCAGAGATGTGTTTCTCCCAGATGTATTTGACAATTATAACG AATTGATAAACGAACTGAGCGAACCAATGAATTTGTGGCAGGGGAACAACGCCATCAATAAATTCTTTGTGGACATTACACGCTGTGTTCTTACCAACAAAGAGGTTACAAAAACCCTTTTGCCACCTGGAAAGGATCATTTCGATCTTATCATTGTTGAGGCTCTACGCTCGGATGCCTACTATGGATTTGCGGCCCACTTCAATGCCCCTATAATTGGCATATCCACCTTTGGAACTGATTGGAATATTGATTCGCTAGTGGGCAATGAATCTCCTCTATCGTATACTCCGCTGGCAACGGGGGGTCTTACGGATCGAATGACTTTCTTGGAGCGTCTGTCCAACTTTGTGGATACTACGGTTGCCTGGATTAACTACAGATTTTTTCATATGCCAGAGCAGGAGAAAATGTATGCGAAATACTTTCCCGAGGCCTCGCAAAAGGTTAAACTCACCGATTTGAATAGAAACTTCTCCCTGGTATTGCTGAATCAGCACTTTTCGTTGAGCTTCTCGCGTCCGTACGTTCCGAACATGATCGAGGTTGGAGGTCTGCACATATCCCACAAGCCAGCTCCTTTGCCCAAGGACTTGGAAGAGTTTATTCAAGGTTCCGGGGAGCATGGTGTAATCTACTTTTCACTGGGCTCTAATGTTCTCAGTAAGGATCTACCGGCAGAAAGGAGAGATCTTATCCTAAAAACCTTCGCCAGCTTGCCGCAGCGAGTGCTCTGGAAATTCGAGGACGACAAGTTGCCTGGCAAGCCGTCCAAtgtttttatcagcaagtGGTTTCCTCAGCCGGATATCCTGGCCCATCCCAAGGTCAAGCTCTTTATCACCCACGGCGGATTGTTGAGCACCATCGAGAGCATTCATCATGGCAAACCCGTCTTGGGTCTGCCCTTCTTCTACGATCAATTCCTGAATGTAAGGCGGGCCACGCAAGCAGGTTTTGGATTGGGACTCGATCACAAGACAATGACACAGCAGGAATTTAAGAAGACCATCGAGATATTGCTCAAGGAGCCGCGATTTGCGCAGATTGCTAGGCAGATGTCCGAACGATATCGTGATCAGCCAATGAGTCCACTGGACACCGCCATTTGGTGGACCGAATACGTTCTGCGGCACAAAGGAGCCTACTACATGAGAGTGGCTGGCCAGGACTTGGGTTTCTTCGCCTACCACAGCCTGGATGTCATTGGATTCCTTTTGGGCGGAGCTCTTCTGCTTGTCGCGATCATTGTGGGAGTCCTTGGGAAAGCAGCTAAGCTTACGGATTTTGGAAACTCCAAGAAAAAGCTAAAAACCAAGTAA